CCGGGAAGGCTTATCCGTTCGATACAGCAAGTCTGGAACCCGGCGATCACACGATTTCGAGCCAGATCGAGTTTCGCGATGGAAGCGTCGAAATTGCACAAGCAAGATTCAAATATTTCCCACCCGACGCACCACTCGCGCTGATTTCCAATGCGGAGTTGATGGTCAGTACGTTACCGGGTCGGCTAGATCCTACCGAACTGGACCAAAGCGCACTTAATGGGGACGCTTACATCTTTGTCGCGCAGGCTAGCGGCGTCAAGCAAGTAGCCTTTTACCTGGATGATCCGGACATGCTTCAGATTCCCGTGAAGGTCGAGCGATTTGAAGCGTACGACTTCGCCGGGACAAATGACACTACGAAGACGGCCTATCCTTATGATTTATCGCAACTTATAGAGGGAGGGCATACCCTCGCTGCACGCATCGATTTTGTTGACGACAGTTTCCGTACCCTTCAAGCGGACTTTGTTCGCACTAAAGACCTCGTTCAAGTACCTATCGCGACGCCGTCGCCAGAGCCTTCTTCAGTGCCAGCGCCAAAGCCACCTGCGGCTCCTGGGCCTGTGCTAGGCTCGGCAAAAAAGTGGAATCCGGGGCATTACCTCAATGCGTATTGGGGAACAGACATGCCCGGATCCCTTAACAAAACAAAGCCGTACGCCTTCCTCAAAGGTGTTTCCGTGATTCATCAATGGCGTGAATTGGAACCGACCAAGGGCAGTTACAATTTCAGTAGAATTGAAAGTGAATTGGCCATGGCGAAAGCCCAAGGCAAGCAACTCATGATCCAAATTAACGATAGGACCTTCTGGAAGAACTGGCCTGATTGTGTCCCCGACTATCTCATAAATGATCCAATCTACAAAGGCGGCCAGTCGCATATCGGGATTAAGTGTACTGCATTGCGGTGGGTACCGGCTGTGCAGGATCGCTTGATTGCACTCTACAGGGCTCTTGGACAGAAGTTCAACGGTGATCCCAATTTCGAAGCTATTTTTGTGGAAGAAGATGGAGTCGAGACGGCAGGTGATAATATGTCTCTATATTCATCAAGAGGATACACGGACCAAGAGAAAAGAGGGATGGATGCACTGGCCGCATCTTTTCCAAATACTCAGGTTTTCAAATTCCTGAGCTGGGGACCTAATGTCGGCGAGTTGTTTGCGTATGCCAAAAAACTTGGACTCGGGGTGGGAGGCCCTGATCTAGTTCCAGATAGTAAAACCTTTTCTACATCGTTTTATACTCAATATTCTGGGAAGATACCGTTACATATCTCTTCTCAGGATCCTCGGGTTAATCAGTATATTGAGCAGGGTGGCAGTGTAGAGCGGATGCTGGACTTCGCCATTTCGGACCCCGCTGGATTGCATGTAAACTACATCATCTGGGACCAGCCGAATTACCCGAATTTTAGTTACAAGAGGGATATCCTGCCCCTCCTTGAAGCTCGACAGGGATATATCAACACGGGTTGTCCGACAAGCATTGTTTGCCAATAAATCCAGGAACAACCAGCCGCCTTGTATTGGGTTAGTTCGGTTTCTGGCTAAGGTGTGAACGCTGCTCCGTCTATCAAACGTTTTGAATTCGTGTCTGCCTCACTTTCCAATGCAAAAGCTTGAAAATATGCTGCCCAGCAGGTCTTCTGTGGTGAATTCTCCCGTGATCTCACCTACGGAGGTTTGAGCCAACCGAAGTTCCTCGGCGACTAGTTCGGCGCCGCTTCCAGTCTGTAGGTGCAAGATTGCGGTGGTAACGGCAGTATGGGCACGTTCCAAAGCGTCCACATGACGGCGCCGTGCGGTAAAGACATGAGCGGAGTCGCTTTCGTACCCAGCCATTTTCTTAAGGTGCTCTTGAAGCAGTTTTATGCCGAGGCCTGTTTTGGCGGACAGGTGGACGACAACGCAGTTTTCGTTTTCGTCGATAGACGCTGAGCGCCCGCTCAGATCTATCTTGTTGTAGACCTTTATCAAAGGGATCTCGGGTGGAAGTTGCGCAAGCAGGTCATCGTCGGCATCGTTTGTGCTGTCGTCCAAGATCAGGAGAGTGAGGTCGGCGCTGGCGATCGCGGTGTGCGCCCGTCGGATGCCTTCTTGTTCGATGGGATCTTCACTGTCGTGAATGCCTGCCGTGTCAACGATATGCAGTGGCATGCCGTCTATTTGTATGTATTCGCGCAGAGCATCTCGGGTAGTGCCGGCGATGTCGGTGACAATGGCTAGGTCTTTTTGAGCGAGGCGATTCAGGAGACTGGATTTGCCGACATTGGGCCTGCCCGCTATGACGACTGTTAGGCCTTCTCGAAGTACGCTGCCTTTCCTGGCGGAACCCAGGATCTCTTCCAGGCGCGTCGATAGTGCTTGAAGTCGCTGAGCAGTGTTGCTTTCGGTCAGATAGTCGATTTCCTCATCGCTGAAGTCGATCGCTGCTTCCAGAAAGGAACGAATTCCTATTAGCGCGTCACGCAGCTCATGAATCAAGGTGGAGAATTCGCCTTGCAGAGAGCGTTGGGCCGAGCGTGCCGCAGTTTCAGTCGAGCTTTCAATCAGGTCAGCAATAGCTTCCGCCTGAATCAAATCGATCTTGCCATTGAGAAAAGCGCGTTCCGAAAATTCGCCAGGCCGCGCAAGTCTTATGCCCAGGCGCGTTATGCGACGAAGAAGCAGATCCAGGAGCATGGGACTGCCGTGACAGTGTAGTTCCAGCACATGCTCCCCGGTAAAGGAATGGGGTTGAGGGAATAATAGGGCGACACCGGAATCCAGAATTGAATCATCGGTGTCATAGAAGGGAAGGAAATGCGCGTGTCGTGGGCGCAAATCTTGTCGGAGTACTTCGCGGCAGACGCGCTCCACCAATTCGCCGGAGATTCGCACGATTCCGATGCCGCCGCGTGCCGGCGGTGTCGCAATGGCGGCTATGGTATCCGTGGTCAGGGTGGCTAGTCTCCGGGTGCTCGCTGAAGCGGCTACCACTGATGGGTAGCTGCTTCGGCGCGGAGTGAGCGGCTTAGCTTAGGCTCGCTTTTCGATCTGTCGTGTGATGAACCACTGCTGCAAGATGGAAAGCAGGTTGTTCACGACCCAGTACAGCACCAGTCCGGAAGGGAAGAAAGCGAAGAAGAATCCGAACATCAGGGGCATGTAAAGCATGACCTTGGCCTGGATAGGGTCTTGCGGCTGCGGGTTTAATTTCTGCTGGAAGAACATGGAAGCGGAGTAAATGACCGGCAGCACGAAATAGGGATCTTTGGCCGAGAGATCCTGGAGCCATAGCGCAAATGGGGCTTGTCTGAGTTCGACTGCCTCCACTAGCACCCAGTAGAGGGATATGAAGACGGGTATCTGCACGAGTACCGGCAGGCACCCGCCGAGTGGATTCACTTTTTCCTTCCGGTAGAGTTCCATCATGGCGATGTTGAACTGCTGCTTGTCCTCTCCGTAGCGCTCCTTGAGTTCCTTCAGCTTGGGCTGCAGCTTCCGCATATTGGCCATGGAACGGTAGCTGGATTCAGATAGTTTGTAGAACAGCAGCTTGATGGTAATAGTGACGAATATGATGGCCCATCCCCAATTGGCGAAGATGGCGTGGTATTTCTCCAGCAGCCAGAAAATTGGCTTGGCAATAAACGTCAGGTTTCCGAAATCGACGGTAAGCTCGAGGCCGGGCGCGACGCTTTCCAGGGCGCGTTGCAATTTTGGTCCAGCAAACAGGCGTGAATGAAAGACCTGCTCCGCTCCGGCAGGGACTTCCTGCTGTGGCGAGACGGCGCCGATAAGGAAAAGCTGGTCACCCAGATCCTTGGTGTAGAAAGTGTCTACCTCACCCGCCTTGGGAATCCAGGCGGCCACGAAGTAGTGTTGGATCATTGCGACCCAGCCGTTCTGTCCTTTCCGGTCGAGCTTTTGCTCCTGCATGTCATCGAAAGAGATCTTTTCGTATTTGTCCGCTTCGGTGTAGAGCACACCACCGACGTAGGCTCGATCCGCGGACGATGTGGAGAAAGCTGACCCCGGCTTTTTATCGGGCTGCTTGCGTTGCAATTGAACATACGGACCGGTCTTCAGCGTTGCTCCGGACTGATTGGCGACCTTCTGCTCCATATCGATGAGGTAGCTACCTCTGCGAAACACGTAGGTTTTCGTGACGCTTATGCCTTTGTCGTTACGCCAGGTCAATGGAACGCTCAGGCTATCCGCACCAGGTGCAAGGCGGTACTCGGTCGACTCGACCTGCCACTGACTGTGGTGGGTAGGCGTCTGGTCGGCATCGGATAGCAGTCCGCTTTGGGTGATGAACAGTTCGGTGGGTTGATCGTTCAGCAGACGGACGACCGGCTCAGGCTGATCCTTGTTTTGTGGATACTTCGTGAGGTCCAGCACGCGAATGTCGCCGCCGCTGGAATCGATTTCCAAGTCAAGCAAATCGGTTACAACGCGGATGCGCTTCCCTTGCACGAGGCCTTCGGCGGAGGAAGCTGGGGCGTCCAGTTTTTCAGGTGACTGAGCTGGTTTCGCGGAGGCGGTGGTTCCGGGACTTCCCGATGGTAAGTCAGGCGATTGCGCGCTTGCTGTTGCTTCTGGTTTGGGCCCGTAGTCGAGCTGCCACTGCTGCCATATTTCATAACTTAGAAAAAGAAAGAAAACGAAAAGTACAAACCTCAAATTATCCATGTTTGCCACCAAGTTTTTCTGGGACTGGATCGATGCCGCCTTCGTGCCATGGGTGACACTTAGACAGTCTTTTTATGGTCAGATAGGCACCACGCAAGGAACCGAAACGTTCGATGGCGGTGATAGCGTAGCTTGAGCACGTGGGATGAAACCGGCAGTGATAGCCCACCCAAGGGCTTAGCACGACGCGGTACAACTTGATGAATTGCACCAGAACGTATTGCATTTTCTTATTAGAGTTTCCCAGTGCTTGTCTATCGAGCGTCGCAAGGCCGCCGTGTCCGCAGTGTTCACGGCGGACCGCGTCAGTACCACGATATCAAGATTGCCCAGACCATGGCGCCGGAGCCGGAAGCTTTCCCGAATCTGACGTTTGATGCGATTTCTGTCTGCGGCGTGACGAACAGTCTTCTTTGAAATGGCTAAACCGAGGCGGGCGTGTCCCAGTTGATTGGGACGTGCCAGCACCGTTAGGTACAAATCGGCCGATTTTTCGGCCTTTGCAAAGACATACTTGAAGTCGGCAGCCTTGACTAAGCGAAATTGTCGGGAAAATCCCCAGGTTGCCGGTGTCAAACGGTTAAACGGCCAACTTCTTCCGGCCCTTGGCACGACGGGCGTTAATTACCGCGCGTCCGCCACGGGTCTTCATGCGGGCCCGGAAACCGTGGGTACGAACTCGTTTGATTTTGCTGGGCTGATAGGTTCGCTTCATCTTCTTTCGCCTGTATGGGTAGAGGAACTACTTTCTTGATAAAAAAGGCCTGAAATGCTAAGGCAGTGACGTCTTGATGTCAATGCTGTGGATAACTATGGATTGGGGTATAGTAGATGTTTCGGGCCCTTTCTTACGCGATGTGCCGTGAAGGCTGTGCCTGAGTTCGAGAATGGAGCTTTAGGCAGGACTTTCCGAGCAACAGAGGCTTTCATCCGAAGTCTGCATGGGTCTCACCGTCCAATACCGTCGGGATCACGCGTACGCCACGATCCCGCAGGTTTCTCCTGTTTACTATTTAAGGAAATCGCCATAATGAGTACGCTGTGGAGCGATTGCATCAGCAAGCTTGAAGGCGAGTTGCCGCCACAACAGTTCAATACGTGGATTCGTCCTCTTCAGGCCGTTGAAAATGGAGCTGAGCTCCGGCTTCTGGCGCCAAATCGCTTTGTGCTGGATTGGGTCAAGCAGCATTTTTTCGAAAAGATCGAAGAAGCTGTTTCGAACCAAAAGCTGCAACCGGCGCCTCACGTCGTGCTTGAGATCGGAAGTAAGGTCGAAAATTCCTCTAAGTCTGAAAATAGGCTGCAAGTTCCCAAAAGGCCGGCGACGGTCCGCAAGAGCCAGCCGAACAATTTGAATTCCGCATTCACCTTTGAGTCCTTTGTCGAGGGGAAGTCGAACCAGCTGGCCAAAGCGGCTTCGGCTCAGGTAGCGCAAAGTGTGGGCCGGGCCTATAACCCTTTGTTCATTTACGGTGGCGTTGGATTGGGCAAAACGCACCTAATGCATGCCATAGGGAATGAGATTCTGAGGGGAAACCCATCTGCCAATATCGTCTATCTTCATTCGGAGCGATTTGTCTCGGACATGGTCAAGGCACTTCAGCATAACGCCATCAATGCATTCAAGGAGTTCTACCGTACGGTGGATGCCTTGTTGATCGACGACAT
This Methyloterricola oryzae DNA region includes the following protein-coding sequences:
- the mnmE gene encoding tRNA uridine-5-carboxymethylaminomethyl(34) synthesis GTPase MnmE, whose product is MVAASASTRRLATLTTDTIAAIATPPARGGIGIVRISGELVERVCREVLRQDLRPRHAHFLPFYDTDDSILDSGVALLFPQPHSFTGEHVLELHCHGSPMLLDLLLRRITRLGIRLARPGEFSERAFLNGKIDLIQAEAIADLIESSTETAARSAQRSLQGEFSTLIHELRDALIGIRSFLEAAIDFSDEEIDYLTESNTAQRLQALSTRLEEILGSARKGSVLREGLTVVIAGRPNVGKSSLLNRLAQKDLAIVTDIAGTTRDALREYIQIDGMPLHIVDTAGIHDSEDPIEQEGIRRAHTAIASADLTLLILDDSTNDADDDLLAQLPPEIPLIKVYNKIDLSGRSASIDENENCVVVHLSAKTGLGIKLLQEHLKKMAGYESDSAHVFTARRRHVDALERAHTAVTTAILHLQTGSGAELVAEELRLAQTSVGEITGEFTTEDLLGSIFSSFCIGK
- the yidC gene encoding membrane protein insertase YidC, whose amino-acid sequence is MDNLRFVLFVFFLFLSYEIWQQWQLDYGPKPEATASAQSPDLPSGSPGTTASAKPAQSPEKLDAPASSAEGLVQGKRIRVVTDLLDLEIDSSGGDIRVLDLTKYPQNKDQPEPVVRLLNDQPTELFITQSGLLSDADQTPTHHSQWQVESTEYRLAPGADSLSVPLTWRNDKGISVTKTYVFRRGSYLIDMEQKVANQSGATLKTGPYVQLQRKQPDKKPGSAFSTSSADRAYVGGVLYTEADKYEKISFDDMQEQKLDRKGQNGWVAMIQHYFVAAWIPKAGEVDTFYTKDLGDQLFLIGAVSPQQEVPAGAEQVFHSRLFAGPKLQRALESVAPGLELTVDFGNLTFIAKPIFWLLEKYHAIFANWGWAIIFVTITIKLLFYKLSESSYRSMANMRKLQPKLKELKERYGEDKQQFNIAMMELYRKEKVNPLGGCLPVLVQIPVFISLYWVLVEAVELRQAPFALWLQDLSAKDPYFVLPVIYSASMFFQQKLNPQPQDPIQAKVMLYMPLMFGFFFAFFPSGLVLYWVVNNLLSILQQWFITRQIEKRA
- the yidD gene encoding membrane protein insertion efficiency factor YidD codes for the protein MQYVLVQFIKLYRVVLSPWVGYHCRFHPTCSSYAITAIERFGSLRGAYLTIKRLSKCHPWHEGGIDPVPEKLGGKHG
- the rnpA gene encoding ribonuclease P protein component, yielding MPRAGRSWPFNRLTPATWGFSRQFRLVKAADFKYVFAKAEKSADLYLTVLARPNQLGHARLGLAISKKTVRHAADRNRIKRQIRESFRLRRHGLGNLDIVVLTRSAVNTADTAALRRSIDKHWETLIRKCNTFWCNSSSCTASC
- the rpmH gene encoding 50S ribosomal protein L34, coding for MKRTYQPSKIKRVRTHGFRARMKTRGGRAVINARRAKGRKKLAV